The proteins below are encoded in one region of Metallibacterium scheffleri:
- a CDS encoding alpha-ketoacid dehydrogenase subunit beta produces MAQITLIEAVTQALAWEMAHDPSVVVLGEDVGVNGGVFRATQGLQQKFGPERVIDTPLDETTIAGITVGMATQGMKPVAEAQFEGFIYPMMEHIACHAARMRNRTRGRLHVPAVWRAPWGGGIRAPEHHSEANEHLFTNIPGLRVVMPSSPARAYGLLLAAIRDPDPVMFFEPKRIYRQYKEEVPDDGEALPLDVCFVLRDGQDVTLVTWGAQVKETLEAADALAQEGISAEVIDLATIKPLDFDTIAESVARTHRCVIVHEAPRTAGFGAEVAARLAEHSMYDLHAPVERVTGYDTHIPLFRLEMKYLPSVQRIVEAARRTLAV; encoded by the coding sequence ATGGCACAGATCACCCTCATCGAAGCAGTGACCCAGGCGCTGGCCTGGGAAATGGCCCACGACCCATCCGTGGTCGTGCTGGGCGAGGACGTCGGCGTCAACGGCGGCGTGTTCCGCGCCACCCAGGGCCTACAGCAGAAGTTCGGCCCCGAGCGCGTCATCGACACGCCGCTGGACGAGACCACCATCGCCGGCATCACCGTCGGCATGGCCACGCAGGGCATGAAACCCGTCGCCGAGGCGCAGTTCGAGGGCTTCATCTACCCGATGATGGAGCACATCGCCTGCCACGCCGCGCGCATGCGCAACCGCACCCGCGGGCGCCTGCACGTGCCGGCGGTATGGCGCGCGCCCTGGGGCGGCGGCATCCGCGCCCCCGAGCACCACTCCGAGGCCAACGAGCACCTGTTCACCAACATCCCCGGCCTGCGCGTGGTGATGCCGTCCTCGCCGGCGCGCGCATACGGCCTGCTGCTGGCGGCGATCCGCGACCCCGACCCGGTGATGTTCTTCGAGCCCAAACGCATCTACCGCCAGTACAAGGAAGAAGTGCCCGACGACGGTGAGGCGTTGCCGCTGGACGTGTGCTTCGTGCTGCGCGACGGCCAGGATGTGACCCTGGTGACCTGGGGCGCGCAGGTCAAGGAAACGCTGGAAGCCGCCGACGCATTGGCGCAGGAAGGCATCAGCGCCGAGGTAATCGACCTGGCCACGATCAAGCCGCTGGATTTCGACACCATCGCCGAGTCGGTGGCCAGGACGCACCGCTGCGTGATCGTGCACGAGGCGCCGCGCACTGCGGGCTTCGGCGCCGAGGTCGCCGCGCGCCTGGCCGAGCATTCGATGTACGACCTGCACGCGCCGGTCGAGCGCGTGACCGGCTACGACACCCACATCCCGCTGTTCCGCCTGGAGATGAAATATCTGCCCAGCGTGCAGCGCATCGTCGAGGCCGCCAGGCGCACACTGGCGGTGTGA
- a CDS encoding dihydrolipoamide acetyltransferase family protein, which produces MADIKTFHLPDLGEGLPDATIVEWLVKEGATVRLDDPLVSMETAKAVVEVPSPYSGKLAKMHGGNGDVIITGAALAEFEIDPKLPQRAEAQSTGHHHAPAAAAGAGSKTGHNGDTVVASDEGGEISSGGAKPAAGDAGTVVGAMQSSDAVHAEQAVSVGGVKAVPAVRALAKKLGVDLTRVAPSGASGVVTMNDVKLAAASGSARTGAAAVRAVATTGPAAATVAAPAAATRTALSAAGKPMRTSPPAAHAGVLGQPEQLKGMRRTMARVMAEAHAQIVATSIVDDADLHAWEPGNDITVRLLRALVAACKTVPALNAWFDGANLTRTLHPHVDIGLAVDTDDGLFVPALRNADRLDAAGLRAAVNRARAEVMDRSIAASELSGYTIMLSNFGMFAGRYATPVVVPPCVAILGAGKLHHVTVPVLGGFEAHRVMPLSLTFDHRAATGGEAARFLRAVIDDLALPR; this is translated from the coding sequence ATGGCCGACATCAAGACATTCCACCTGCCCGACCTCGGTGAAGGCCTGCCCGACGCCACCATCGTCGAGTGGCTGGTGAAGGAGGGCGCCACGGTGCGCCTGGACGATCCGCTGGTGTCGATGGAAACCGCCAAGGCCGTGGTCGAGGTGCCCTCGCCCTACTCCGGCAAGCTGGCGAAGATGCACGGCGGCAACGGCGACGTGATCATCACCGGCGCGGCGCTGGCCGAGTTCGAGATCGACCCCAAACTGCCGCAGCGCGCCGAGGCGCAGTCCACCGGCCACCACCATGCGCCAGCTGCGGCTGCCGGCGCGGGCAGCAAGACCGGGCACAACGGCGACACCGTCGTGGCTTCGGATGAAGGCGGCGAGATCAGCAGCGGCGGCGCCAAACCCGCCGCCGGCGATGCCGGCACCGTGGTCGGCGCCATGCAGAGCTCCGACGCCGTGCATGCCGAACAGGCCGTCAGCGTCGGCGGCGTCAAGGCCGTGCCCGCGGTGCGCGCGCTGGCGAAAAAACTCGGCGTCGATCTGACCCGCGTCGCGCCCAGCGGCGCCAGCGGCGTGGTCACCATGAACGATGTCAAGCTGGCCGCGGCCAGCGGCAGCGCGCGCACCGGCGCGGCAGCGGTACGCGCTGTCGCCACCACCGGTCCTGCCGCGGCCACGGTTGCAGCGCCCGCAGCAGCCACGCGCACCGCACTGTCCGCCGCCGGCAAGCCGATGCGCACCAGTCCGCCGGCCGCACACGCCGGCGTGCTGGGCCAGCCCGAGCAACTCAAGGGCATGCGCCGCACCATGGCGCGGGTGATGGCCGAGGCGCACGCGCAGATCGTCGCCACCAGCATCGTCGATGATGCCGACCTGCACGCCTGGGAGCCGGGCAACGACATCACCGTGCGCCTGCTGCGCGCGCTGGTCGCCGCATGCAAGACCGTGCCCGCGCTCAACGCCTGGTTCGATGGCGCCAACCTGACCCGCACCCTGCATCCGCACGTCGACATCGGCCTCGCCGTGGACACCGACGACGGTTTGTTCGTGCCGGCGCTGCGCAACGCCGACCGGCTCGACGCCGCCGGCCTGCGCGCCGCGGTCAACCGCGCCCGCGCCGAGGTGATGGACCGCTCCATCGCGGCCTCCGAACTGAGCGGCTACACCATCATGCTGTCCAACTTCGGCATGTTCGCCGGCCGCTATGCCACGCCGGTGGTGGTGCCGCCGTGCGTGGCCATCCTCGGCGCCGGCAAGCTGCACCACGTCACCGTGCCGGTGCTGGGCGGCTTCGAGGCGCACCGCGTCATGCCGCTGTCGCTGACCTTCGACCATCGCGCCGCCACCGGCGGCGAGGCCGCGCGCTTCCTCAGGGCGGTCATCGACGACCTCGCGCTGCCGCGCTGA
- a CDS encoding tetratricopeptide repeat protein — translation MSVRPIQALAARPGARQQRLIAVAGVTLLLAACATPTAPPRTASVSDPAALLAAVRRAGAHDNSVLQVHPLRSPGVTALVTQADAAAAQGDYTAAARLLDRALRFEPHAPDLLQARAEMALAQGDWTLAQQLARQALRRGPRFGALCARGWQTLVEVARVQRDAALQAQAGQRVAACRKSDPPPES, via the coding sequence ATGTCTGTTCGACCAATTCAAGCACTGGCTGCAAGGCCCGGCGCCCGCCAGCAGCGGCTGATCGCGGTCGCGGGCGTCACGCTGCTGCTGGCGGCGTGCGCAACACCGACTGCGCCGCCGCGCACTGCATCCGTGTCCGACCCTGCCGCGCTGCTGGCGGCGGTGCGCCGGGCCGGCGCGCACGACAACTCGGTGTTGCAGGTGCACCCGTTGCGTTCGCCCGGGGTCACCGCGCTGGTGACGCAGGCAGACGCAGCCGCGGCGCAGGGTGACTACACGGCTGCGGCGCGGCTGCTGGATCGCGCGTTGCGGTTCGAGCCGCACGCGCCCGACCTGCTGCAGGCGCGCGCCGAAATGGCGCTGGCGCAGGGCGACTGGACGCTGGCGCAGCAGTTGGCGCGGCAGGCCTTGCGGCGCGGCCCGCGCTTTGGCGCCCTGTGCGCGCGTGGCTGGCAGACGCTGGTCGAGGTCGCGCGCGTGCAGCGCGACGCGGCGCTGCAGGCACAGGCCGGGCAGCGCGTCGCGGCCTGCCGCAAATCCGACCCGCCGCCCGAGTCGTGA